The nucleotide window CTGCAGAAAAAAGATTTCATATTTTATTACACTGTTATAGTTCCATCGTTGTCAATACTAATCTCACGACCTTGATGTGCAGAGATCTTTCTCAAAATGCTTTTTCGAACACAGTACCATATTCAGTATCTCAGATGTCTGACCTTGAAACTCTGTAAGTAGAACATGTTCCTTTGTTCACATAATTTTCTAACCAAGTCTTCCTTTGTTCACATAATCTTCTAACGAAGTCACTCCCATTTCTAAACATTCGTTCGATGAATGCAGAAATCTTGGCCGTAACAAGCTCAATGGACAGTTGAGTGATATGTTTGGCAAACTTACTAAACTCGAAGAGCTGTAAGTTCTTCTAACTTTGCATCAAAGGTCCCACTTTCATATTTTAACATGATTACTTGAAATTTATTCAGAATGTAACCAGTTGTAGCGCCACTTTTGTATTTGACAATTGATTCTTGACCTCTTGTACCCTCTTTTTAGTTCAGACAGAGATTTGCTGCTATACTTCAATTAAGGGTTAGTGACTAACTCGTATATCATGAAATCATGTGCAGGGATCTATCGTACAACTCATTGACTGGCAACTTGCCTCAGAGTTTTGGAAAGCTTTCAAGCCTCAAAAAATTGTAAGAAGCATTAAATctgaatttatatatttttgtgttCAAGGTTCCTGGTTGCTGATCCCTTTGTCTTTGTGCAGGTATCTGCAGAACAATCAACTAACCGGTCAAATCAACGTGCTTATGTACACTCCCGTCGAGGAATTGTAAGTGTCTTTGATCTAGATTTTTGTTATATAGACGAAAATTCATTTAGTAAAACACCTTATAACATGTTTGTTTGTTAAACCTTTCTAATGAAATTAAAAGAAACTTTTGAGTTTCCTTATGTACCCGCTACAgtttgtaatatttttttttcacaaaatgaaTTCATTATTGTGCTGGCAGGAATATCGAAAACAATCGCTTTTCCGGCTGGATCCCCAACGATTTGAAGGGTATAAACATAAAGTGAGTATCTCTTTCAATGATCAATCTAGGTAGCAGTGCTTGAGAAATTTTTTCTGACTTTACTAATTGAAGGTCTGGAGGAAACTCCTGGTCGTCTGGACCATCTCCGCCTTCTCCTCCTGGTGCACACCGTAATAGAGGGTCAGGCAAAAAGAGTGGCAGCAGCAACTCTTCTGTAGTCACCGGAGTAACCATAGCTGGAATAGCTCTTGCCGTATTGTTGCTGCTTGCAATTATAATTGCActgttttcaagaaaaaaacGTTCTTCTACTTCGCATCTCCTCGATGATGACAGGCTTAGCCAGCGCAAGTCGTTTCGTATCTATTCATCTAAGGATTTATCTAAAGAACTGACTTCTGACTACAAAGGTAATTTCTTCGTTACGAAAATTTCTTTCGTggaaaatataaacagtatTAATTGTCCTTGGAATGTCTTTCTCCCCTTTCTTCCCTCTCGATTctcatttgatttatgttgtaaTGTGGGATCACTCTCGACTAACTAGACGATGTGCTGGTGACAGATTCTACCGTTTCAATTGACATAAAGCCTGTTTCAAAATCTCCATCAATTGGTTTCAAGTCGCTGTCTGGCCGTTTGCAATCCTTTGCCAGAAGAAGCACCTCTGTAAAAGCTACTGCTTACGCTTTGGCAGATTTGCAGGTTGCCACTGCTAACTTTGCACCAGCTCGCCTTCTCGGGCAGGGCACCATTGGACGTGTCTATAGGGCTAAATATAGTGATGGGAAGGTAATATTTTACTATCACTCTATGATTGCTATTTCTCTAGCTAACCTTTATAAGTTCATgttataatttttgtttctaaAAATTTTATTCCATATATGCGTGTCAGGTTTTGGCAGTTAAAAAGATTGATTCCTCACTTTTTCAAGGCTCACCGCCGCAAGAATTTTCTGACATTGTTGTAAACATCTCCAAGATTCGTCATGCCAACATCGCTGAGCTTGTTGGCTATTGTTCAGAACACGGGCACAACATGTTGATTTATGAGTACTTCAGGAATGGCTCGCTTCACGAATTCTTACACATGTCAGATGACTACAGTAATCCTCTAACTTGGAACACAAGAGTCAGAATCGCTTTAGGCACTGCCCGGGCTGTTGAGTAAGTGaatatatatacttatatatcTAGCAATTAGTTATTTTGGTTTACCAGGATTTCTTGTAATAATTGTAATAAACTCTTTGTAAATTGTTTCAGGTACCTGCATGATGGTTGCTCTCCATCCACAGTTCACAAGAACATCAAATCATCCAATATTTTTCTTGACATCGAACTTAATCCCCGTCTTTGCGATTATGGCTTGGCAACATTTCACCAGGTTAATTCCCGCCACTCTTAAAACTAAATGCAACCTTTCATGTATAAAAGATATCCGGGCTTTGCTGTCTATAGGGAATACGaatattttcatgtattgatggtgatttttccttctttttttcagCGTACTAGCCAAAACCTCGGGATGGGATACAACGCTCCAGAATGCACAAAGCCATCAGCGTTTACAGGAAAGAGTGATGTTTACAGTTTTGGAGTAGTCATGTTGGAACTATTGACAGGTCGAATGCCTGTTGACAGGTATGTTAGATTTGCGTCTTACTCTCCCTTCCATTCACGCTAATATTGTTGATGTCATGCAATTCTAAACCGGTTTGGTTCCTCTCTTTAGTTCAAAACCACCAGCGGAGCAGTGCCTTGTACGATGGGCAACTCCCCAGCTTCATGATCTCGATGCATTGTCACAAATGGTGGACCCTGCACTGCGTGGACTCTACCCTCCCAAGTCAGTCTCACGGTTTGCTGATATCGTTGCCCTCTGTGTTCAGGTAATTACTGCGTACTAGTTACCACACACCCAAAAACACACTCGCATAGAGAAAGGGATCTATATAGTGACTTAGTTGCCTTAAACCTACTGGTTAGGtttaactttaatttggatATAGTACTGCAATTTATACCACATTTACGGATCACTACCATCCTAAACATTTCTCTAATAGCGGTGGGTCACATAAAAAAGGTAGGTAGTAAATGTGATATAAATAGCATTTTTCGAACTGTATATGAACAATAAGTTCTCttaaaaaaaactgcttctgctttTACTCTTAATTTTTGAGCATTGGGAAATAACAAAAGATTGTTCTTGACTAATTTTTATTCCTTTACATCCATCAGCGGGAGCCAGAATTTCGGCCACCAATGTCGGAGGTGGTGCAACAGTTGGTGCGGTTAGTGCAGAGCTCTGCTGCGAACATGAGAGAGGATTTTGGTCTTGGGGCATCTCGTCACTCCAGTGCCATGAGCAGCAGGAGAGAAGATCTGGCAGCCTCTCGACGCTTGACTGACTTTTGATGATGATGGCGAAGAGAGGACgatgattttcattttgatcAATATCATGTAAGCATATAAAAGAGAGACAGATTGAGTCATTTCCTTTAAATGTTTATCTCTGTCTGCTCTGGCTGCCCAATATTTTTAAATAGTTCGACTTCAGAATTAATCTCAAGAATTCTGGGCCCTAAAGTTCTCCAAGGCACTCTAGCTTGTTCACTATAGGAGAAGCagatttaagaagaaaaaaagttactggaaaattgatcatgggggagtacaatgGGAAATTCAGGAAAGTAAAACATGTTTGGGGtctgatttaaaaattttgatctGTAACACCCAACCGATCTTCGGCTTAGCCCAAAAGCTCAAGCTGTTgaatgtttgatcaaatttaaacaaatttcaAATTACTTTAATTTTCACAATTCTTGATTGTTTGAGGATTGAGAGACATTTGAGATTGAGTTACAATTCCAAGCTATTTGTTTTCCATGGTTGTATTAAATTGGTGAAATTTGACCGTTAGGCTTTGTTTGGGTGTAAAGGATTTAAGCCAAGTGAGGAAGCAATAAGCTATAAAACTTTAGATGCAGAAATGCACTACATGACCATTACCAAGTTACAAATATATGCTAGACGGATTTGCAAATCCCTCTCATATGCCTTTGTAATCCAAATGTGGTGCATTTATAATCCATCATTGTatatttttgggtaaattacataaaactacttCAACTATTGGGTCATTAACATTTTCATATCTcatctttaaaaagtttcaataacataccttatcttcgaatttattgcaatgtcatacctttcGTCAGTTGTCCGTCAATTCCCTGTCAATTCCTCTATTAAATGCTGACATGGCTTGAGGCGGGactcattttctattaaaaaattaataaaatattattaaaatcataatttatcaaaaaaaaaaaaaaaaaaaacccaaacaccATCTTCCCCAACCCcacccaaatccaaaaccactcCCACCCAcgtcatcctcctcctcctcctcctatcTAACCCCCAAACCCTAATTGCACCATCCTCTGCAAGCACTCGCCGTCGGCCACCCTCAACCTCCTAATCTCTCATTTTCGGCATATTCCGATGGAACCAACATGGGTCTCGATCCAAGAAGCACAATAACTCGAGATACACAGAGAATTTGAACCCCAATATTTCCCCTGGACCGAAACCCACCGCTTCACCTGCGTCGAAATTGGCGTCTAAGAACGCAAACCCGGTTGTTCGTTCGCCTTTCAAGATCCGGGAGAGAAAGTTCGTCGTCGCTaagaagaaattgaagaagGAGAACCCGAATGTCGCTTGCAAGTGCAAAGAGAAGGGACATTCGAATATGTGCCTCTGCGTTGCGTATGAAAATCTGAGGGCGTCGCAGGAAGAGTTCTTCAAGAAGCGAAACGAGGACGTTGAATCCGAGAGTTTGAAGGAGAGCGACAGAGCTGAGTGTGAACTAGAGGAAGTAATCGATAAGGGTTTGAGGATTCAGGACCTTCAAAATGATGTGGCAATGACAGAGAAGGAGGAGGTGGGTTTGGGGGGAGATGTTGGTGTGGGTGGGATCTAGGTTTGGggtggttttggatttgggttgcagggaaggggaTCTGGTTTTGGGTTGGGGGAAGATGAGAGAGGGGAAGAAGGcggagggtttttttttatttattttttatttttttaaattatttaattaatttttttaatatttaattaaattttaatagaaaatgggtcCCGCCTCAAGCtacatcagcatttaacggaaGAATTGACAGATAACTGACGGAAGAtatgaaattgtaacaaattcgtaGATGAGatatgacattgaaactttttaaagatgaggtatgaaactaTTAATAACCCAATAGTTgaagtagttttgtgtaatttaccctatattttttttattcatctaTTATTAACTTGGCTTCATTCCTCCAAATATAGCATTACGGAAAAAGAATACTAAAGTTTTGTAGCGTGCTTTTACTTAAAACCTAATTGGACCGACCTTGAATTCCAACTCACATATTCACTCGAGTTTCTCCTTAACTATAAGATGAGAAATAACTAGACCTGACATTTGTGTCGTGTTTTATGTGTTTATATCATTTTTGTGTCATACTTGATATTTTAACGGGGCATATCGTGTAagacccgttaaaataaatgggtataTAACTTGACCAAAAATTGACTTATATTAATAGGTAATATGGTCTGACCCATTActtgttaaagaaaatatattttaagccAATAAAtagtcaaataaaaaatattatagtAAATAGTATACACATACCACATTGCcgcataaatattacttcaaacataaaaacacatttgtctttcaagtatcacataaaaacagaaaaacagTGAAAACAATTATACAAACACTCGTACTAATTAACAtgctttacaactttcgtgaatGGCTCAACTTTGAAATTTGCCACTATAATCACATAAACTATAGATTGAAATTTAACTGTTGATTGTCGTTTACATTTATACTCCATTCTTCTCACCAAATTTGTCTTTTTAGATTAAAACATAATCTTTTAGAGGATTCAGAAAGATGAATGGTTTGGGTCGTTCATATTACATTCAGAATTTACCTTTAGTGAAAACATTGCTTGGAGTTTATAAAGTCTTTAGAAACTATAttacatcgactcatatttcaattaaccATAATATCAGAACATGATATCAACGATTTGAACcgttcatttttttataaatccgctaaaagatcatgtttaaaaagatttgaaaaagaaaattcagtGAGAAGAATAAAACGTAAACGACAATTGACGATTAAGTCTAAATCTAAGATTTATAGATTATGGTGTCAGATTTTGGAGTTGACCCattcacaaaag belongs to Malus sylvestris chromosome 17, drMalSylv7.2, whole genome shotgun sequence and includes:
- the LOC126611223 gene encoding protein STRUBBELIG-RECEPTOR FAMILY 5-like isoform X2, coding for MLFRVSIFCTGKDDPLPQHSGVVGCFIDVLRNRRLFQDQFSRCLQSRSKLSGWKSSGGDPCGDSWKGITCSGSSVTQIDLSDLGLSGSMGYQLASLTSVTKFDLSKNNLNGDIPYQLPPNAKYIDLSQNAFSNTVPYSVSQMSDLETLNLGRNKLNGQLSDMFGKLTKLEELDLSYNSLTGNLPQSFGKLSSLKKLYLQNNQLTGQINVLMYTPVEELNIENNRFSGWIPNDLKGINIKSGGNSWSSGPSPPSPPGAHRNRGSGKKSGSSNSSVVTGVTIAGIALAVLLLLAIIIALFSRKKRSSTSHLLDDDRLSQRKSFRIYSSKDLSKELTSDYKDSTVSIDIKPVSKSPSIGFKSLSGRLQSFARRSTSVKATAYALADLQVATANFAPARLLGQGTIGRVYRAKYSDGKVLAVKKIDSSLFQGSPPQEFSDIVVNISKIRHANIAELVGYCSEHGHNMLIYEYFRNGSLHEFLHMSDDYSNPLTWNTRVRIALGTARAVEYLHDGCSPSTVHKNIKSSNIFLDIELNPRLCDYGLATFHQRTSQNLGMGYNAPECTKPSAFTGKSDVYSFGVVMLELLTGRMPVDSSKPPAEQCLVRWATPQLHDLDALSQMVDPALRGLYPPKSVSRFADIVALCVQREPEFRPPMSEVVQQLVRLVQSSAANMREDFGLGASRHSSAMSSRREDLAASRRLTDF
- the LOC126611223 gene encoding protein STRUBBELIG-RECEPTOR FAMILY 5-like isoform X1, yielding MLFQFFVRERMIHFHNILVLWVVLLTFFATGVYSKTNSQDVSALNVMYNSLQSRSKLSGWKSSGGDPCGDSWKGITCSGSSVTQIDLSDLGLSGSMGYQLASLTSVTKFDLSKNNLNGDIPYQLPPNAKYIDLSQNAFSNTVPYSVSQMSDLETLNLGRNKLNGQLSDMFGKLTKLEELDLSYNSLTGNLPQSFGKLSSLKKLYLQNNQLTGQINVLMYTPVEELNIENNRFSGWIPNDLKGINIKSGGNSWSSGPSPPSPPGAHRNRGSGKKSGSSNSSVVTGVTIAGIALAVLLLLAIIIALFSRKKRSSTSHLLDDDRLSQRKSFRIYSSKDLSKELTSDYKDSTVSIDIKPVSKSPSIGFKSLSGRLQSFARRSTSVKATAYALADLQVATANFAPARLLGQGTIGRVYRAKYSDGKVLAVKKIDSSLFQGSPPQEFSDIVVNISKIRHANIAELVGYCSEHGHNMLIYEYFRNGSLHEFLHMSDDYSNPLTWNTRVRIALGTARAVEYLHDGCSPSTVHKNIKSSNIFLDIELNPRLCDYGLATFHQRTSQNLGMGYNAPECTKPSAFTGKSDVYSFGVVMLELLTGRMPVDSSKPPAEQCLVRWATPQLHDLDALSQMVDPALRGLYPPKSVSRFADIVALCVQREPEFRPPMSEVVQQLVRLVQSSAANMREDFGLGASRHSSAMSSRREDLAASRRLTDF